From a region of the Coffea arabica cultivar ET-39 chromosome 3e, Coffea Arabica ET-39 HiFi, whole genome shotgun sequence genome:
- the LOC113737969 gene encoding F-box protein At2g05970-like gives MTGNNKKSRPNWSELNQDLLGIIASKLLYPDIIRFKAVCSSWFAAAERYSSPGPLLLCPLTRETDAEHVRLGACSIKDGTIYDLNMEFEKPEDVFSASDGFRFIGSSHGWMVAEDKGSELYLLNVFSRTCIPLPGKGTIPTTQSYGPKFSLIQSPTMIQKAILTANPSLDENYKVIIIYGCREKLAFCGFGDQEWVRFSNSEGYDDVVCYDMLLYTLREGQIEVWEISDSCSPTKKICLECCYTTDSSYPREICCTQWYLVPSLGELLLIERFIGEFVDDQGQLHPEGDLLTDEDSHPLLFPYKTFSFQVYKLNMIEKKLEKVTSLKDQVIFLGGNHGISLSVKDYPEFMPNSIYYTDNYWDRMHEDYLYGGHDFGSYSLEENSIASLVPYCVERFDPTPFWVLPN, from the coding sequence ATGACTGGGAATAACAAGAAATCACGGCCAAATTGGTCTGAGCTGAATCAAGACCTTCTTGGAATTATAGCTTCAAAGCTGTTATACCCAGATATCATACGTTTCAAAGCAGTTTGTTCTTCATGGTTTGCTGCGGCTGAGAGATATTCTTCACCAGGGCCACTTCTGCTTTGTCCTTTAACTCGAGAAACTGACGCTGAACATGTAAGACTTGGTGCATGCAGCATAAAAGACGGAACAATCTACGATCTCAACATGGAATTCGAAAAACCTGAAGATGTTTTTTCAGCATCTGATGGTTTTCGATTTATAGGTTCCTCACATGGCTGGATGGTGGCTGAAGACAAGGGTTCGGAGCTTTATTTGCTGAATGTTTTCTCCAGAACCTGCATCCCACTCCCTGGAAAAGGCACCATTCCAACAACACAGAGTTATGGGCCTAAGTTTTCTTTGATTCAATCTCCCACAATGATTCAGAAAGCAATATTAACTGCTAATCCATCATTAGATGAGAACTACAAGGTCATCATCATATACGGTTGCCGCGAGAAACTTGCTTTTTGTGGCTTTGGAGACCAAGAATGGGTGAGATTTAGCAATTCTGAAGGCTATGATGATGTTGTATGCTATGATATGCTGCTATATACATTGAGGGAAGGGCAAATCGAGGTATGGGAAATTTCTGATTCTTGTTCTCCTACCAAAAAGATATGCCTGGAATGTTGTTACACAACAGACTCGAGTTATCCAAGAGAGATTTGCTGTACTCAATGGTACTTGGTGCCATCATTGGGGGAACTTCTGCTCATTGAGAGGTTTATCGGGGAGTTCGTGGATGATCAAGGCCAGCTTCATCCTGAGGGAGATCTTCTGACAGATGAAGATAGCCACCCTCTGCTTTTTCCTTATAAAACGTTCAGCTTCCAGGTTTACAAGTTAAATATGATCgaaaagaaattggaaaaagtGACATCGTTGAAGGATCAGGTGATCTTTTTGGGTGGAAATCATGGGATTTCACTCTCTGTTAAGGATTATCCAGAATTCATGCCGAACTCGATTTATTACACTGATAATTATTGGGATCGGATGCATGAAGATTACTTGTATGGAGGTCATGATTTTGGCTCATACAGCTTAGAAGAAAACAGCATTGCTTCACTTGTGCCTTATTGTGTGGAGAGATTTGATCCAACACCCTTTTGGGTTTTGCCAAATTAG